The following are from one region of the Methanococcoides methylutens genome:
- a CDS encoding ArsR/SmtB family transcription factor, whose protein sequence is MVTSHTCELVDKDAINSLISNLPGDDAIVRVSNIFHALQSGPRLKIMYLLLEKEMCVCELEFALKMSQSAISHNLRTLRQLDLVRTKKKGRFVVYSVADEHVKMLLDLSRKHAMGCEL, encoded by the coding sequence ATGGTAACATCCCATACATGTGAACTGGTAGATAAGGATGCTATAAACTCCCTTATATCCAACCTTCCTGGAGACGATGCAATAGTGAGGGTATCCAATATCTTCCATGCACTTCAATCAGGTCCCCGCCTGAAGATCATGTATCTCTTGCTGGAAAAAGAAATGTGTGTATGTGAACTTGAATTTGCGCTTAAGATGAGCCAGTCAGCGATATCTCACAATCTTCGCACTCTTCGCCAGCTTGACCTTGTCAGGACCAAAAAGAAGGGTCGTTTTGTTGTCTATTCAGTTGCAGATGAGCACGTAAAAATGCTACTTGATCTGTCTCGCAAGCATGCCATGGGGTGTGAATTATGA
- a CDS encoding SO_0444 family Cu/Zn efflux transporter: MSVVASIAEALSGILIESWHIFAEAAPYLLLGFGIAGLLHVFVPDDKVMQYLGSSAGKFRSVLNASILGVPLPLCSCGVVPAALSLRNRGATKGATLSFLISTPQTGVDSIAITYALLDPIMTVFRPVATFATAVVAGVTENILNFSKEVPGKVPLSKSSVPLAVLPMTSATPDACGCDSCGGPEKESGNFVGKVRAGIKYAYIELLGDIGFWLIIGVVIAGIISYFVPANMVGSYLGGGIGSMLLALVVGIPLYICATASTPLAAVLILKGMSPGAAFVFLLAGPATNAATITMVLKFLGKRTTAVYLASIALCAVISGLVLDQIYSSLGTDALSIAGSASEIMPDEVKNVFAVLLLPLLVYGMYSRIKCVEN, encoded by the coding sequence ATGAGCGTTGTTGCTTCCATTGCAGAAGCACTCTCAGGTATACTGATCGAGTCATGGCATATCTTTGCCGAGGCTGCTCCTTACCTGTTGCTGGGCTTTGGTATAGCAGGTTTATTGCATGTTTTCGTTCCGGATGATAAAGTAATGCAGTATCTGGGCAGCTCTGCAGGAAAGTTCAGGTCTGTTCTCAACGCATCTATTTTAGGGGTACCTCTGCCACTATGCTCCTGCGGTGTCGTGCCTGCTGCACTATCTCTTCGGAACAGGGGTGCTACAAAAGGTGCAACTCTCTCATTCCTGATCTCGACCCCTCAGACAGGGGTGGATTCCATTGCTATAACCTATGCCCTTCTTGATCCAATAATGACAGTCTTCAGGCCGGTGGCAACATTTGCTACTGCTGTTGTCGCGGGCGTGACCGAGAATATATTGAACTTTTCAAAGGAAGTGCCGGGTAAGGTTCCGCTATCTAAAAGTTCAGTACCATTAGCGGTGCTTCCAATGACCTCTGCCACGCCAGACGCCTGTGGATGTGATTCATGTGGTGGTCCTGAAAAAGAATCCGGGAACTTTGTGGGGAAAGTGAGGGCTGGCATAAAGTACGCTTACATTGAACTACTTGGGGATATCGGTTTCTGGCTTATTATCGGAGTCGTAATTGCAGGTATTATCTCTTACTTCGTACCAGCGAACATGGTGGGCAGCTATCTTGGTGGCGGAATTGGGTCCATGTTGCTTGCTCTTGTTGTGGGGATACCACTTTACATCTGTGCAACTGCTTCCACTCCACTTGCAGCGGTTCTTATCTTAAAAGGGATGAGTCCAGGTGCCGCATTCGTGTTCCTGCTTGCAGGACCGGCTACTAACGCAGCCACGATCACCATGGTACTGAAATTCCTTGGTAAAAGGACCACTGCAGTTTATCTTGCATCAATAGCATTGTGTGCAGTTATCAGTGGACTCGTTCTCGATCAGATATACTCAAGTCTGGGCACCGATGCACTTTCAATAGCAGGAAGTGCCAGTGAGATCATGCCTGATGAAGTAAAGAACGTTTTTGCAGTATTGCTACTACCATTGTTGGTGTATGGCATGTACAGTAGAATAAAGTGTGTTGAAAACTAA
- a CDS encoding energy-coupling factor transporter transmembrane component T family protein, translated as MAGPLFSYVGGNSFLHNMDPRAKIISVMCLSILIFNVSVLSHLFVLAVLFVMLTNISGVSISLAIRSLRPMVIFFGFIFLIHLFFTDGNPIFSLAFSPTYEGLEKGAVVAGRFILLILFGSLLTSTTRPALITSGIEHLLRPLPLRKLGTTSFEVATMMSLAIYFVPHLLWYVGQIKDAQMSRGLKYGHHPVSGMLSLAIPALRGSMRMADDIALSMESRCYQGNYRTSLFEMKMATSDLLICVFVVFGTALILYA; from the coding sequence ATGGCAGGGCCACTTTTCTCCTATGTGGGGGGAAACTCTTTTCTCCACAACATGGACCCTCGGGCGAAGATAATCTCTGTGATGTGCCTGAGTATTTTGATATTCAATGTTTCCGTGCTGTCTCATCTGTTCGTTCTGGCAGTTCTTTTTGTGATGCTGACAAACATATCAGGCGTGAGCATATCCCTGGCTATACGATCCCTCCGTCCAATGGTCATCTTCTTTGGTTTTATTTTTCTTATCCATCTGTTCTTTACAGACGGAAATCCGATATTTTCTCTTGCCTTTTCACCAACATACGAAGGCCTTGAAAAAGGGGCAGTTGTTGCCGGTCGTTTCATCCTGTTGATCCTATTTGGTTCCCTGCTAACTTCCACCACAAGACCGGCTTTGATAACCAGTGGGATAGAGCACTTGCTTCGTCCTCTTCCTTTAAGAAAATTGGGGACCACTTCTTTTGAAGTGGCGACAATGATGTCACTGGCAATTTATTTTGTTCCACATCTGCTGTGGTATGTGGGGCAGATCAAGGATGCTCAGATGTCTCGCGGGTTGAAGTACGGTCATCATCCTGTATCTGGAATGTTATCTCTGGCAATACCTGCTTTGAGAGGTTCAATGCGTATGGCTGATGATATTGCACTGTCAATGGAGTCCCGTTGCTATCAGGGGAATTATCGCACATCGCTCTTTGAAATGAAAATGGCAACATCTGATCTTCTTATCTGTGTCTTCGTAGTTTTTGGAACAGCGCTAATTTTATATGCATGA